One genomic region from Osmerus eperlanus chromosome 6, fOsmEpe2.1, whole genome shotgun sequence encodes:
- the zgc:110045 gene encoding poly(rC)-binding protein 3 isoform X2, giving the protein MSDKEEVCSDGGLNVTLTLRLLMHGKEVGSIIGKKGETVKKMREDSGARINISEGSSPERIVTITGPTEGIFRAFSMIAEKFEEDITAAMTNSTVTSKPPVTLRLVFPGSQCGSLIGKGGSKIKEIRETTGAQVQVAGDMLPDSTERAVTISGTPPAITQCVRHICSVMLESPPKGATIPYRPKPPPGQNHAVLAHQHAAPAFAFQGQYAFPHQDLTKLHQLAMQHIPLPSLGQSNPTFPGMDASVPTSSQELAIPNDFIGCIIGRQGSKINEIRQVSGAHIKIASTTDGSPMRQVTITGSPASISVAQYLINARLSSVVAGLGVL; this is encoded by the exons ATGTCTGACAAGGAGGAAGTGTGCTCAGATGGAGGGTTAAATGTTACTCTCACATTACGACTCCTGATGCACGGCAAG GAAGTGGGAAGCATAATTGGAAAG AAAGGGGAAACTGTCAAAAAGATGAGAGAGGAC AGTGGGGCCCGCATCAACATCTCAGAGGGTTCCTCTCCAGAGAGAATAGTCACCATCACTGGACCAACTGAAGGCATCTTCAGAGCTTTCTCCATGATTGCAGAGAAGTTTGAGGAG gATATTACAGCTGCGATGACAAACAGCACAGTAACGAGTAAGCCGCCAGTGACACTTCGTCTGGTGTTTCCAGGAAGTCAGTGTGGCTCCTTGATAGGTAAAGGAGGTTCCAAGATCAAAGAGATTAGAGAG ACAACAGGAGCCCAGGTGCAGGTGGCTGGGGACATGCTGCCAGACTCCACagaaagagctgtcaccatctcaGGCACTCCTCCGGCTATTACACAGTGTGTGAGACACATCTGCTCTGTTATGCTGGAG TCACCACCCAAGGGAGCAACTATTCCATATCGTCCTAAGCCTCCGCCGGGACAAAACCATGCAGTATTAGCACATCAACACGCCGCACCA GCCTTTGCTTTTCAAGGACAGTATGCTTTCCCTCATCAAGAT TTGACCAAGCTTCACCAGTTGGCTATGCAGCatatccccctcccttcccttggGCAGAGCAACCCTACCTTCCCTG GAATGGATGCCTCTGTCCCCACTAGTTCTCAAGAGCTGGCTATACCTAATGAT TTCATTGGCTGCATTATTGGCAGACAGGGCAGTAAGATCAATGAGATTCGCCAAGTATCAGGAGCTCACATCAAAATAGCCAGCACCACTGATGGATCTCCCATGCGCCAAGTCACGATCACAGGCTCTCCAGCTAGCATCAGTGTGGCTCAGTACCTCATTAATGCCAG GCTCTCCTCAGTGGTAGCAGGCTTGGGTGTTCTGTAG
- the si:ch211-117n7.7 gene encoding monoacylglycerol lipase ABHD12-like, producing the protein MRKRTSDRDDVSKSSGSKVQPVEVASSSVKLSSCWLWFKRGLLALVVLYISVPFMLRLSPDFLTHIVYSHRIRVPFLTDLSQPADLSLNHTVNLYLSPEEGVSLGVWHTVPENQWEQAQGKDLDWYHSSLGGGSPIVIYLHGNGGTRAASHRVGLANVLSAVGYHVLALDYRGFGDSSGKPTEAGLTTDVLHLYQWVKAHSGSSLVLIWGHSLGTGVATNTAVKLMEHGVVVDGVILEGVFTNIRQQGAHHPFTWFYWRFPGFDYFFLDTLSKNNVIFPNDENLKKILSPLLILHAEDDHIVPIHMAEKLYQIAQSNQNLKNQVKMVPFSGSLGYKHNGLYKDLHLPDIIREFVLSLHQ; encoded by the exons ATGAGGAAAAGGACCAGTGACCGTGACGATGTTTCCAAATCGTCAGGCTCCAAGGTCCAACCTGTGGAAGTTGCCTCATCAAGTGTGAAACT ctccaGCTGTTGGTTGTGGTTTAAAAGAGGTTTATTGGCACTTGTTGTTTTATACATTTCCGTGCCTTTTATGTTGCGACTATCCCCTGACTTTCTGACACATATAGTATATTCCCACAGAA tcAGGGTCCCATTCTTAACTGATCTCAGCCAACCTGCTGACCTTTCTCTAAATCATACTGTGAACCTGTACCTTTCACCTGAAGAAGGAGTATCACTGGGTGTATG GCACACAGTTCCTGAAAATCAGTGGGAACAGGCTCAGGGGAAGGACTTGGACTGGTATCATAGCTCTTTGGGAGGTGGAAGTCCAATTGTTATTTATCTACATGGAAATGGAGGTACAAG GGCAGCAAGTCACCGTGTGGGACTAGCTAAT GTTCTGAGTGCAGTAGGTTACCATGTTCTGGCTTTGGATTACAGAG GATTTGGAGATTCCTCAGGGAAACCCACTGAAGCTGGACTGACTACTGATGTCCTTCATTTGTATCAGTGGGTGAAAGCTCACAGCGGTAGCAGTCTGGTCTTAATTTGGGGACATTCCCTTGGCACTGG AGTGGCCACAAACACTGCAGTCAAACTAATGGAACATG gGGTGGTGGTTGATGGTGTGATTCTTGAGGGTGTATTCACAAATATTCGACAGCAAGGTGCCCATCATCCTTTCACCTGG TTTTACTGGAGGTTTCCAGGCTTTGATTACTTTTTTCTGGACACATTGTCAAAGAACAATGTTATCTTCCCTAATGATGAGAA tttaaaaaaaatccttagTCCTCTATTAATTCTTCATGCGGAAGATGATCACATAGTCCCTATCCACATGGCTGAGAAG CTGTATCAAATAGCGCAGAGTAACCAGAACTTAAAGAATCAAGTCAAAATGGTACCATTTAGTGGATCCCTTGGGTATAAGCACAATGGATTATACAAAGACCTTCACCTGCCAGACATAATTCG GGAATTTGTTCTGTCACTGCACCAGTAA
- the prdx3 gene encoding thioredoxin-dependent peroxide reductase, mitochondrial encodes MAATIGRLLRTSARVATGVKVGTCPHGTSLVNGTAGSLSFPVLKKASFSTIASRWAPAVTQHAPHFKATAVHNGEFKEMSLDDFKGKYLVLFFYPLDFTFVCPTEIISFSDKANEFHDINCEVVGVSVDSHFTHLAWINTPRKTGGLGHIHIPLLADLTKQVSRDYGVLLEGPGIALRGLFIIDPNGVVKHMSVNDLPVGRCVEETLRLVKAFQFVETHGEVCPASWTPDSPTIKPTPDGSKEYFEKVN; translated from the exons ATGGCAGCCACCATTGGAAGATTACTGAGGACCTCT GCAAGGGTTGCTACAGGAGTTAAAGTCGGCACCTGTCCACATGGAACATCATTAGTAAATGGTACCGCAGGAAGTCTTAGTTTTCCTGTTCTTAAAAAAGCCAGTTTTTCAACCA TCGCTTCCAGGTGGGCTCCAGCTGTCACTCAGCATGCACCCCATTTCAAAGCAACAGCTGTCCACAATGGAGAGTTCAAGGAGATGAGCCTAGATGACTTCAAGGGCAAATACCTGGTCCTTTTCTTTTACCCCCTCGATTT CACATTTGTCTGCCCGACAGAGATCATCTCATTTAGTGACAAGGCCAATGAGTTCCATGACATCAACTGTGAagttgtgggtgtgtctgtggactCCCACTTCACTCACCTTGCATGGATAAACACCCCACGTAAG ACTGGAGGCTTGGGTCACATCCACATCCCTCTGCTGGCAGACCTCACCAAACAGGTTTCAAGAGACTATGGAGTTCTTCTAGAGGGTCCAGGCATTGCACTGAG GGGTCTGTTCATCATTGACCCTAACGGTGTGGTGAAGCACATGAGTGTGAATGACCTGCCGGTAGGCCGCTGTGTAGAGGAGACCCTCCGTCTGGTGAAGGCCTTCCAGTTCGTGGAGACCCATGGTGAAGTGTGCCCAGCAAGTTGGACTCCAGACTCCCCCACG ATCAAGCCCACCCCTGATGGTTCCAAGGAGTACTTTGAAAAAGTTAACTAG
- the tm9sf3 gene encoding transmembrane 9 superfamily member 3, which produces MMGSSRWKIAVMVFVSIAGLLMPVESDEHEHTYIDKEEVVLWMNTVGPYHNRQETYKYFSLPFCVGTKKTISHYHETLGEALQGVELEFSGLDIKFKDEVMQTTYCEIELDREKRDAFVYAIKNHYWYQMYIDDLPIWGIVGEADENGEDHYLWTYKKLEIGFNGNRIVDVNLTSEGKVKLVPNTRIAMSYSVKWKKSDVKFEDRFDKYLDPSFFQHRIHWFSIFNSFMMVIFLVGLVSMILMRTLRKDYARYSKEEEMDDMDRDLGDEYGWKQVHGDVFRPSSHPMIFSSLIGSGCQIFSVSFIVILVAMIEDLYTERGSMLSTAIFVYAATSPVNGYFGGSLYAKQGGRRWIKQMFIGAFLIPAMVCGTAFFINFIAIYYHASRAIPFGTMIAVCCICFFVILPLNLVGTILGRNLSGQPNFPCRVNAVPRPIPEKKWFMEPAVIVCLGGILPFGSIFIEMYFIFTSFWAYKIYYVYGFMMLVLVILCIVTVCVTIVCTYFLLNAEDYRWQWTSFLSAASTAVYVYMYSFYYYFFKTKMYGLFQTSFYFGYMAVFSTSLGIMCGAVGYMGTSAFVRKIYTNVKID; this is translated from the exons ATGATGGGGTCTTCCAGATGGAAGATTGCAGTGATGGTCTTTGTCTCTATTGCGGGGCTATTAATGCCGGTCGAATCTGATGAACACGAACACACG TACATAGATAAAGAAGAGGTGGTTCTATGGATGAATACAGTGGGGCCTTACCATAACAGACAAGAGACATACAAGTATTTCTCCCTACCCTTCTGTGTGGGCACTAAAAAAACCATTAGCCATTACCATGAAACACTCGGAGAGGCGCTGCAGGGAGTGGAGTTGGAATTCAGTGGGTTAGACATCAAATTCAAAG ATGAAGTCATGCAAACCACATACTGTGAAATTGAGCTGGACAGAGAGAAACGGGATGCTTTTGTGTATGCTATCAAGAACCATTACTGGTACCAAATGTACATTGATGACCTACCTATTTGGG GAATTGTCGGAGAGGCAGATGAAAATGGAGAAGACCATTACTTGTGGACTTACAAGAAACTGGAGATTGGCTTCAATGGAAATAGAATTGTTGATGTCAACTTGACCAGTGAGGGCAAAGTCAAGCTTGTTCCAAACACAAGAATTGCTATGTCTTATTCT GTGAAGTGGAAGAAGTCAGACGTGAAGTTTGAGGACCGGTTTGACAAATACCTTGATCCATCCTTTTTCCAGCACAGA ATTCACTGGTTTTCCATCTTCAACTCCTTCATGATGGTGATTTTCTTGGTGGGCCTGGTATCCATGATCCTGATGAGAACGCTCAGGAAAGACTATGCCAGATAcagcaaggaggaggagatggatgacATG GACCGGGACTTAGGAGATGAGTATGGGTGGAAGCAGGTCCATGGAGATGTGTTCAGACCCTCCAGCCACCCCATGatcttctcctccctcattGGCTCCGGCTGCCAGATCTTCTCCGTCTCCTTCATCGTCATCCTCGTGGCCATGATTGAGGATCTGTACACAGA GAGAGGATCCATGCTGAGCACAGCCATATTTGTCTATGCCGCCACCTCTCCAGTGAATGGATACTTTGGTGGAAGTTTGTATGCAAAACAAGGAG GCAGGCGATGGATTAAACAGATGTTTATTGGAGCCTTCCTGATCCCAGCCATGGTGTGTGGGACAGCCTTCTTCATCAACTTCATTGCCATCTACTACCATGCCTCCCGAGCCATCCCCTTTGGTACTATG ATTGCTGTTTGCTGCATCtgcttctttgtaattctgccACTAAACCTTGTGGGAACCATTCTGGGAAGAAATTTGTCGGGCCAGCCTAACTTTCCCTGTCGAGTTAATGCTGTGCCCAGACCGATCCCAGAGAAGAAATG GTTCATGGAGCCGGCTGTCATTGTCTGCCTTGGAGGAATCCTCCCATTCGGTTCCATTTTCATTGAAAT GTACTTCATCTTCACCTCATTCTGGGCCTACAAGATTTACTATGTGTACGGGTTCATGATGCTGGTCCTGGTGATCCTGTGCatcgtgactgtgtgtgtaaccatTGTCTGCACATACTTTCTCCTCAATGCTGAAGACTACAGGTG GCAATGGACAAGTTTCCTCTCTGCTGCATCCACTGCTGTTTATGTTTACATGTACTCCTTTTACTACTACTTCTTCAAAACTAA GATGTATGGTCTGTTCCAGACATCCTTCTACTTTGGCTACATGGCTGTGTTCAGCACTTCCCTGGGAATCATGTGTG GGGCTGTTGGGTATATGGGAACAAGTGCCTTTGTGAGGAAGATCTACACAAATGTGAAAATTGACTAA
- the vwc2 gene encoding brorin, with product MLLSVAMTAEVLFVLWFLMTGAQCNPIAPLSASRERLERVLTQAREDKQQDKETSNRPLNYSSLEEIGSLGLEGSREVNRTSVNRPRPSSLYQKREAQEDKSLELFGEEDNLNRIDEGPTSDVNLSLDVIDEYAYPDYRGKGCMDESGFVFAIGEQFTPGPSTCPCLCTDEGPLCAKPDCPKVHPRCIRVDTSQCCPQCKEKKNYCEFRGKIYASLQDFKVSPCEKCRCEPSGEVLCSVSACPLTECVDPKYEPDQCCPICKTGPNCFADTAVIPAGREVKIDECTICYCTYEEGTWQIERQATCSKNECQQS from the exons ATGCTGCTCTCTGTTGCCATGACAGCAGAAGTTCTCTTTGTTCTGTGGTTCCTGATGACCGGTGCTCAGTGCAACCCCATAGCGCCCTTGTCAGCCAGCCGGGAACGTTTGGAAAGGGTACTGACCCAAGCCAGGGAGGACAAACAGCAGGACAAGGAGACTTCCAACAGGCCACTGAACTACAGTTCCCTTGAGGAGATTGGCTCCCTGGGcctggagggcagcagagaggtcAACAGAACCTCAGTCAATAGGCCCAGGCCAAGCTCCCTTTACCAGAAACGAGAGGCCCAGGAAGATAAGTCCCTGGAACTGTTTGGAGAGGAGGACAACCTGAACCGGATAGACGAGGGCCCTACCAGTGATGTCAACCTCTCCTTGGATGTGATTGATGAGTATGCCTACCCAGACTACCGAGGGAAAGGCTGCATGGATGAGAGTGGCTTTGTGTTCGCCATCGGAGAGCAGTTCACCCCAGGCCCCTCCACGTGCCCTTGCCTCTGCACAGATGAGGGTCCCCTGTGTGCCAAGCCTGATTGTCCCAAAGTGCACCCTCGCTGCATCAGGGTGGATACCAGCCAGTGCTGCCCTCagtgcaaggagaagaaaaactaCTGTGAGTTTCGAGGCAAAATCTACGCATCTTTACAGGATTTTAAG GTGTCTCCATGTGAGAAATGCCGTTGTGAGCCCAGTGGAGAAGTGTTGTGTTCGGTGTCAGCTTGCCCTCTGACAGAGTGTGTGGACCCTAAGTATGAGCCTGATCAGTGCTGTCCCATCTGTAAGACTG GGCCAAACTGTTTTGCGGACACAGCAGTGATACCAGCTGGGCGAGAGGTCAAGATTGACGAGTGTACAATCTGCTATTGCACGTACGAGGAGGGCACGTGGCAGATCGAGCGTCAGGCCACCTGCAGCAAGAATGAATGCCAGCAGAGCTAG
- the mocos gene encoding molybdenum cofactor sulfurase yields MHDNNMQEKPLDFSKLCTFGNYKEVWKKYGYIRNLSDVLQQDFRRIKEITYLDHAAATLYPESLVRNFCQDISTNVYGNPHSQNPSSRLTYDTVERVRDRVLQHFNTTSEEYSVIFTSGCTAALKLVAESFPWRSPTATEAGGRSQFCYLTDNHTSVVGIRAVTSALGVVTLPVSPQEVETRAKDGPQNKGNGCQTPHLFCYPAQSNFSGRKYPLSYLKGIKARELYPASDYQGLWFVLLDAASYVSCSHLDLQEHSADFIPISFYKMFGFPTGLGALLVRNDSAAFLRKGYFGGGTAAAYLAGDDYYVQTTNISDRFEDGTLSFLDIISLNHGFDALQTITGDMDKIQMHTFGLARYTYMLLSCLHHNNGKPVAQIYTASEFESPSTQGPILNFNLIDCHGHTIGYSQVEKLASLFNIHVRTGCFCNIGACQLFLGTSDQEVKKNLQVGHVCGDNIDLVDGRPTGSVRISFGYMSTFQDCKTFLKFVVDCFVEKPVKVDQKRWKRLKSATSLEDSSPDLISRTTEEKAGHFHRGAIHVTTEPSVNTFEDNATTKDTSTHGKGHTLVTIYIYPIKSCAAFQVCDWPMGPQGLLYDRGWMVVNGNGVCLSQKREARLCLIHPQVHLPSNTLHLHASGMDSISVPLNIPNETLQRNKVCQSKVCGDRVKTVDCGEEAASWLSEFLGQPCRLIRQSSDVIRDMKNGLEQGMPSALSLVNEAQYLLINRASVELLLKHITSRQEGSEDHPSFNIQQLIGRFRANLVIDGIEPFEEDDWSHLIIGNTNFQVAGQCGRCQMIGVNQDTGAKTKEPLLSLSAYHKGKVTFGVYLNHQLQENPTEAYTLTIGSSVMPEMLK; encoded by the exons ATGCATGACAACAACATGCAGGAGAAACCGCTGGATTTTTCAAAACTATGCACATTTGGCAATTACAAGGAAGTCTGGAAGAAATACGGTTACATACGTAACTTGTCTGATGTGTTACAACAGGACTTCAGAAGGATTAAAG AAATAACTTACCTGGATCATGCTGCGGCCACTCTATATCCTGAATCGCTGGTGAGAAACTTCTGCCAGGATATCTCCACAAATGTGTATG GTAACCCTCACAGCCAAAACCCCAGCAGCAGACTAACATATGATACAGTGGAGCGTGTCAGAGACAG GGTATTGCAGCATTTCAACACCACATCTGAGGAATACTCAGTGATTTTCACTTCTGGCTGTACAGCTGCACTCAAATTAGTGGCTGAGAGTTTTCCCTGGAGGTCTCCTACTGCAAcagaggcagggggcaggagtCAGTTCTGCTACCTGACTGACAACCATACCTCAGTGGTGGGCATCAGAGCAGTGACTTCAGCCCTGGGAGTAGttactctccctgtctcaccgcAGGAAGTGGAGACGAGAGCCAAAGATGGGCCACAGAATAAAGGCAATGGTTGCCAGACTCCACATCTTTTTTGTTATCCAGCTCAGAGCAACTTCTCAGGCAGAAAATATCCACTGAGTTATTTGAAAGGCATCAAGGCAAGGGAGCTCTACCCAGCAAGTGACTACCAAGGCTTGTGGTTTGTCCTGCTGGATGCTGCCTCCTATGTCAGTTGCTCTCACTTGGACTTGCAGGAGCACTCTGCTGACTTCATTCCCATCTCCTTCTACAAAATGTTTGGCTTCCCCACTGGTTTGGGGGCTCTGCTGGTTAGGAATGATTCTGCAGCCTTTCTGAGGAAGGGTTACTTTGGAGGGGGGACGGCTGCAGCCTACCTTGCAGGCGATGATTACTACGTGCAAACAACAAACATTTCTGACAG GTTTGAAGATGGCACTCTATCTTTCCTGGACATAATTTCTTTAAATCATGGATTTGATGCTCTGCAGACAATAACAG GTGACATGGACAAGATCCAGATGCACACATTTGGTTTAGCACGCTATACCTACATGTTGCTATCCTGTCTTCACCATAACAATGGTAAACCAGTGGCACAGATATACACTGCCAGCGAGTTTGAGAGTCCAAGCACACAAGGACCAATCCTCAATTTCAACTTGATTGACTGTCACGGACATACCATTGGATACTCCCAG GTCGAAAAGCTGGCGAGccttttcaacatccatgtgCGCACAGGTTGCTTCTGTAATATAGGTGCCTGTCAGCTTTTCCTTGGTACATCAGATCAAGAGGTGAAGAAAAACTTACAA GTTGGTCATGTGTGTGGAGATAACATAGACCTAGTGGATGGCCGACCAACAGGATCTGTACGTATTTCCTTTGGCTACATGTCAACCTTTCAAGACTGCAAGACCTTCCTGAAGTTTGTTGTAGACTGCTTTGTAGAGAAACCTGTAAAGGTGGATCAAAAGAGATGGAAAAGACTGAAATCAGCCACTTCCTTAGAAGACTCCAGTCCAGATCTGATTAGCAGAACAACTGAGGAGAAAGCTGGACATTTTCACAGAGGAGCGATACATGTCACTACAGAACCTTCGGTAAACACCTTTGAAGACAATGCCACAACCAAAGACACCAGCACCCATGGGAAGGGCCACACTCTGGTGACCATTTACATATATCCCATCAAATCCTGTGCAGCATTTCAG GTCTGTGACTGGCCTATGGGACCTCAGGGGCTGCTTTATGACAGAGGCTGGATGGTGGTGAATGGGAATGGAGTCTGTCTGAGCCAGAAGAGGGAGGCACGCTTATGTCTTATTCATCCTCAAGTTCACCTTCCCTCAAACACACTCCACCTGCATGCCTCAG GAATGGATTCAATTTCCGTTCCCTTGAATATCCCCAATGAGACCCTCCAGAGAAATAAGGTTTGTCAAAGCAAAGTCTGTGGTGACAG GGTAAAGACAGTGGATTGTGGCGAGGAGGCAGCATCATGGCTATCAGAGTTCCTTGGACAGCCTTGTCGCCTCATTAGACAAAGTTCTGATGTCATTCGTGACATGAAAAATGGTCTTGAACAAG GCATGCCTTCTGCCCTCTCATTGGTGAATGAAGCCCAGTATTTATTGATCAACCGTGCCAGTGTTGAGTTGCTTCTGAAACACATCACCAGCAG GCAGGAGGGCAGTGAGGACCATCCATCGTTCAATATCCAGCAGCTCATTGGTCGCTTCCGAGCTAATTTAGTAATTGATGGGATAGAACCCTTTGAAGAAGATGATTGGTCCCACTTGATTATTGGAAACACTAATTTTCAG GTGGCAGGTCAATGTGGCAGGTGCCAGATGATTGGGGTTAATCAAGACACGGGTGCAAAGACCAAGGaacctcttctgtctctctctgcataCCACAAGGGAAAG GTGACCTTTGGTGTTTACCTCAACCATCAATTACAGGAAAATCCCACTGAAGCCTATACTTTAACTATTGGTTCTTCTGTAATGCCTGAAATGTTAAAataa
- the zgc:110045 gene encoding poly(rC)-binding protein 3 isoform X1: MSDKEEVCSDGGLNVTLTLRLLMHGKEVGSIIGKKGETVKKMREDSGARINISEGSSPERIVTITGPTEGIFRAFSMIAEKFEEDITAAMTNSTVTSKPPVTLRLVFPGSQCGSLIGKGGSKIKEIRETTGAQVQVAGDMLPDSTERAVTISGTPPAITQCVRHICSVMLESPPKGATIPYRPKPPPGQNHAVLAHQHAAPAFAFQGQYAFPHQDLTKLHQLAMQHIPLPSLGQSNPTFPGMDASVPTSSQELAIPNDFIGCIIGRQGSKINEIRQVSGAHIKIASTTDGSPMRQVTITGSPASISVAQYLINASLEMAKYTMQTASAGNPVDLNMSFSQSAPTVSTPTSMAVLAATQAPNTINVHSPSTLPAIPTPQHYAVPVSSLLGMKTLPVLAVHPASGLPQGLSPYTTKIQTAGMKKSDRQKFAPY, encoded by the exons ATGTCTGACAAGGAGGAAGTGTGCTCAGATGGAGGGTTAAATGTTACTCTCACATTACGACTCCTGATGCACGGCAAG GAAGTGGGAAGCATAATTGGAAAG AAAGGGGAAACTGTCAAAAAGATGAGAGAGGAC AGTGGGGCCCGCATCAACATCTCAGAGGGTTCCTCTCCAGAGAGAATAGTCACCATCACTGGACCAACTGAAGGCATCTTCAGAGCTTTCTCCATGATTGCAGAGAAGTTTGAGGAG gATATTACAGCTGCGATGACAAACAGCACAGTAACGAGTAAGCCGCCAGTGACACTTCGTCTGGTGTTTCCAGGAAGTCAGTGTGGCTCCTTGATAGGTAAAGGAGGTTCCAAGATCAAAGAGATTAGAGAG ACAACAGGAGCCCAGGTGCAGGTGGCTGGGGACATGCTGCCAGACTCCACagaaagagctgtcaccatctcaGGCACTCCTCCGGCTATTACACAGTGTGTGAGACACATCTGCTCTGTTATGCTGGAG TCACCACCCAAGGGAGCAACTATTCCATATCGTCCTAAGCCTCCGCCGGGACAAAACCATGCAGTATTAGCACATCAACACGCCGCACCA GCCTTTGCTTTTCAAGGACAGTATGCTTTCCCTCATCAAGAT TTGACCAAGCTTCACCAGTTGGCTATGCAGCatatccccctcccttcccttggGCAGAGCAACCCTACCTTCCCTG GAATGGATGCCTCTGTCCCCACTAGTTCTCAAGAGCTGGCTATACCTAATGAT TTCATTGGCTGCATTATTGGCAGACAGGGCAGTAAGATCAATGAGATTCGCCAAGTATCAGGAGCTCACATCAAAATAGCCAGCACCACTGATGGATCTCCCATGCGCCAAGTCACGATCACAGGCTCTCCAGCTAGCATCAGTGTGGCTCAGTACCTCATTAATGCCAG CTTAGAGATGGCTAAATACACCATGCAGACTGCTTCCGCTGGCAACCCTGTTGACCTCAACATGAGCTTCTCTCAATCTGCTCCTACTGTCTCCACACCTACCTCTATGGCTGTCCTGGCTGCCACCCAAGCCCCCAACACCATTAACgtccactctccctccaccctaccGGCCATCCCCACCCCACAGCACTATGCTGTCCCTGTCTCCAGTCTGCTTGGCATGAAAACCCTCCCTGTGCTGGCAGTCCACCCAGCCTCTGGTCTACCGCAAGGTCTATCCCCTTACACCACTAAGATCCAAACTGCTGGGATGAAAAAATCTGACCGCCAAAAGTTTGCGCCGTATTGA
- the sfxn4 gene encoding sideroflexin-4, with translation MDPNLQYWKSQGKSFFSRLRLWFDLLDPSYLLSSDAEIKKARVLIATGEKLSNDDTLVNAWKLSLSSVHADTGAVLPVVFRPQALFPISAPLIVASFLPHSGVKPALFWQFLLQSYNAGFNFANRNSSAEQGKNTSMKQVLLLVGSVAYSTCAGAIPQIVVQRLGVINPPTQVFFRSVLPVPLSVALAYFNVHVVRSEESENGILVFDSNGNAVGTSKEAGAKAVQDTALSRAILLGTTAAVPNLLVFFSKTAKRLTRSPLLVAPIRHISTALVLGLMIPVSFSLFPQLGTIKREKLEKELQAATIDGQLFYHRGL, from the exons ATGGATCCTAACTTGCAGTATTGGAAAAGCCAAGGCAAG TCGTTCTTCAGTCGTTTACGCCTGTGGTTCGATCTTCTTGATCCAAGTTATTTGCTCTCCTCCGAC gctgaaataaaaaAGGCTCGTGTCCTCATTGCCACTGGGGAAAAATTGTCGAATGATGACACG CTAGTGAATGCATGGAAGCTTTCTCTG TCTTCTGTCCATGCTGATACTGGTGCTGTACTACCAGTTGTTTTTCGTCCTCAAG cTCTGTTTCCTATATCAGCCCCTTTG ATTGTGGCCAGTTTTTTGCCACATAGTGGAGTTAAACCGGCTCTGTTTTGGCAG TTTTTGTTGCAGAGTTACAATGCTGGATTTAATTTTGCTAACAGGAACTCATCAGCTGAGCAG GGAAAAAATACTTCAATGAAGCAGGTTTTGTTGCTTGTTGGATCAGTGGCGTATTCAACATGTGCAGGG GCAATTCCACAAATAGTTGTACAGCGCCTTGGTGTGATCAACCCACCTACCCAGGTTTTTTTTAGGTCAGTATTGCCAGTGCCCCTCTCAG TTGCCCTGGCCTACTTTAATGTGCATGTTGTCAGAAGTGAGGAGTCTGAAAATGGAATTCTGGTGTTTGATTCCAATGGAAATGCTGTTGGCACCTCCAAGGAAGCTGGAGCAAAG gCCGTGCAGGACACAGCTCTTTCCAGAGCTATACTTTTAGGCACTACGGCTGCTGTTCCTAATCTCCTGGTGTTTTTTTCAAAAAC AGCAAAACGTTTGACCAGAAGCCCTCTGTTGGTTGCCCCTATTCGTCACATCAGCACTGCATTAGTCCTTGGCCTAATGATCCCAGTATCCTTCAGTCTCTTTCCTCAGCTTGGAACT ATTAAAAGGGAAAAGCTAGAAAAGGAGTTGCAGGCTGCTACAATTGATGGCCAGCTATTCTACCACAGGGGGCTGTGA